A region of the Clupea harengus chromosome 7, Ch_v2.0.2, whole genome shotgun sequence genome:
ataggacagtgaagtattttggacaggaagtgaggaggagtgaagaggtggggagaggatcgggaaacgacagcaggccggaatcgaacctgtgtccccgtgtACTGGCCACATTTAATTGGAATTGAATGATATGCCATCTGTTATGATATGATTGAAGACACGTATAAATGCACTACAAGAGAGACCTATGTTATGCAGCGCAGTGCTGCTTGGCACAGTAGGGTCGTTAAAACACTGTGATCAGCTTTGCACCAGTATTCACTTCTAATCAGATCCTTTCAGCATACCTTTTTTTTGGGTGCAATCTTTGTAGAACAACTGTTGTTACTTTTTGTGAATGATGATGCTACTGGTGTGTGGGGTCTCACCTCTCACAGCCAGGCCCGGGGTTGAACTTGATCTGGGCGTACTGCAGCTCCAGGGCGGCCAGCTCCTCCTGCTTCTGGGCCGCCCGCTCCTCGCACTGCTTCATCTGGGtgtgcagctgctgctgtgtggcCGTCTGGGACACCAGCCTGCTCTCCAGCTCCTGTGGACGGACACATAGCAGGCACAGCAGGCAGCAGAGGATCAGTGCTTATCCTGTGGCTCTGCAGACCTGCAGACCTGCACTGATCTGTGTTCAGCAGAGGATCAGTGCTAATCCTGTGGCTCTGCACACCTGCATTGATCTATGTTCAGGGTGGTGTCTGCTGATGGACTTCTGTGTTCATTCTTTCCCTTGAGCTGCACAGTTACGGGTGATCGATGCATGAGGTATAAATCTATGagatcattcacacacacacacacacacacacacacacacacacacacacacacacacacacacacacacacacacacacacacacacacacacacacacacacactacctgcaGGTCAGTGCAGCCGAGGGCCTCCTTTAGATCATCCATTTCCTTCGCCATTTTCATGTGGGACTGCTGTGTGTTGGTTGGAGTGGGTGACTTCTGGGCCACTGCAAGACACAATGCTTCctttaatgtgtgcatgtgtacactgGTCAATCAAAGACACAATGCTTCctttaatgtgtgcatgtgtacactgGTCAATCAAAGACACAATGCTTTctttaatgtgtgcatgtgtacactgGTCAATCAAAGACACAATGCTTCctttaatgtgtgcatgtgtacactgGTCAATCAAAGACACAATGCTTCctttaatgtgtgcatgtgtacactgGTCATTCAAAGACACAATGCTTCCTttaatttgtgcatgtgtacactGGTCAATCAAAGACACAATGCTTTCTTTAATTCGTGCATGTGTACACTGGTCAATCAAAGACACAATGCTTTCTTTAATTCGTGCATGTGTACACTGGTCAATCAAAGACACAATGCTTCctttaatgtgtgcatgtggacaCTGGTCAATCAAAGTGTCAAATGTATTGCGACTTGTTTTGAACAAATCTACTGAATAACTGTTAAAGCACAGTACTACCATACATACCTCGGACACCAACGGGATCAATGGTGTCAGTGAGGTCTTCTTTGGGCATGATTGACTTTTTCTGTTGTCATAAGAACAAAATGGACATTTTAGTGACAAAGTAGACAAAGTTTCAAAATGGTAGGGCTTTTATCCATGCAATGACATTGTGAGCAAGGaaatcccatctctctctctctctctctctttttctgctgaCCTGGTCCTTTGATCGGTTTGAGGCACGGCTGATGCGCCTGtcgccctcctctctttccaggcgtccctccacccctctctctttctccaggtgCTTGGTGTTCAGCTTGCCATCTATGACTTGCCGCTCCGTCATCAGCTGTCTCTCCAACTGGACCAGCATTCCCTGCAGGCCATACAGAGGCGTTACAAAACCAGAACCTCCCTAGAAGAGCGTGCAAGGACCACTCTCACTGCCTCTCCATGCGGAgacccagggggggggggggggggggggggggggggggggggggccttgaAACTTCAGTTACGTTCAATCTACAATCTAGAGCATTCAAATTCAGTTCTGTTCAATCTACAATCTAGAGcattcaaattcagttcagttcaatctTCAATCTAGAGcattcaaattcagttcagttcaatctTTAATCTAGAGcattcaaattcagttcagttcaatctACAATCTAGAGcattcaaattcagttcagttcaatcgACAATCTAGAGcattcaaattcagttcagttcaatctACAATCTAGAAcattcaaattcagttcagttcaatcgACAATCTAGAGcattcaaattcagttcagttcaatcgACAATCTAGAGcattcaaattcagttcagttcaatctTTAATCTAGAGcattcaaattcagttcagttcaatctACAATCTAGAGcattcaaattcagttcagttcaatctACAATCTAGAGcattcaaattcagttcagttcaatcaAATTCAGTACGGGGGATATGGAATCCAACTCAGGAATGCATTCAAAAATAAACTTGGTTTGACTGATTTCAATTCAAATTGGCCCCGAATGTTGGAGCGAGACCCAACCTTAGTGCTCTCCACTGCGGCCAGGGCGGACTGAGATATCTGGGCCACTTCACTGAGCTCCGTCTGGCCACGCATCACAGTAGACTGTAGTTTGTCTAGAACCTGGGGCATCTCCCTCacttcctgagagagagagagagagagaccagatgAAAGATTTTGAGTACAACCAGCACATACACTTCATTTATTAAcagcatgtatttgtgttttttttttcagttatgTTGCCTGTATATTACAATGATAGTAATGATATGTTAAAGGTGCGTAtggaaaggatgtgtgtgtgtgtttgtgtgtgtaagaaagagagactttTATACAGACCCGGTGTATGTGCTCTTCCACTCGAATGTATGTGTTCTGGATATGTTCTGCCTCAGTGATCTTCATACTCATTTTCTCAAGACAGTTTTCCAACAGTCGAACACTCTGCATGCAAATATaagaagacacacagacagatagacagatggagatACAGAGGTGGAGTTTTATTTAATTACTATCGCAAGGGCCATCTGTTGTTGTCACAGCAAACTGATAATGCATAACACTATAACATTACAACACCACAGAAGCCATTCAGTCAAAGTGAACCTAGAATCATAATTCACATCCGACATTGTAGACAAGAACTAAGACAATTCCATATGAATAACTCTCCAAGGTCctggatatttttttatatttgtagcGCTGGCCTTGGTGCTGAACTCTTACGGCCGTACTGCTGTTATATTCTATCGGTGTCATCGTCCCTAGCGACAGGGGCTATTCTTGCCTGATCATAATGTCGCTTTTTCGGATCTGGATTACTGTGCCGCTCCAGACTCTTCATGGTATTCTCCATCTCCAGCAGCTGGGACTCTCTTAACCGAAGTGTGTACTGCAAGCCATTGTGCTGCTCAACCAGGGTGCACAATCGACGCTGTTGCTTCTCCACGATGTTCTtgggttaaacacacacacacacacacacacacatctaagtaAAACACTGCAATTTCTCTGTAAATGAGGTGAGGGACACGCTCAACATACAGCGTACAAGTTAGAGCGCAGCTAAATATCTTCTCTGACATTAAAACAAAACGGTATTGAAAATACTCCTGTTGTTGTAAGGAGTGGGCTACTTCAACGTTACCTGGAGGGCGGGCCCTCGATCTAGCAGATAATTGCCCAGTGTCTTCGCATCGCGAGGGAGTTTGTGGTCATTTTCCAAGATCTCTCTTGCTGCATTGTGTTCGGACTCTTTCTCTATTGAGGGTATGTGGAAAAAAACTCGAAGTTGTGATAGCCTACTTTATCAACCACGTAGACATATGAGGATATACGGTTTATCTTCAATAAATGATTATTGACTGTTTATTACTTAATAACTGTCTGTTACTTAAGTACTGTTTATTTAtcttatatatatgtatttataactAAAACGGACGGACATCTGCCCGCAAAGACATCATCAATCCAATTATTTTCACATAACTAACGGAAGTAGCCTAGGGGTATTGTGAAACGCTAACTAAATATGTGTAGTCCACAACTGCAACATCGATGTTGAAGTTCTGATGTTGGATGCAATCAGCTAGCCTACAACAtatgttttaatattttaaatccGAGAACTTTCAACacaaaattatataaaagaacaGCAACATGTCATGGAGCATTAgtaagtttgttttcttttgaatttAACATAGGCCCACAGAGGGCATTCCAACATTCACAGAAACAGACTGCAGCTGCACTGGGCCTGCTGAACGTGGCATTTTACCTAGTTGTTGAATACGAATTCTCTGCTCCCGCAGCGGAAGCCCCCTTACAGTCTCTGTGTCCGCTGAATCCATGGCGTCCGAGAAACGATACGTTTTTCGCTTTCTCGTCAAATTTAAAAGATGTAACCACGCCCACAATGCGTCATAAAGTAATAGAACGCACTCATGTTACTTTTTGACTTGCTCGGAAACTCCAACGTTCTAAGGATCCAAATAATGAACATTTCGAAAACAAAAATGTCATAAATAATGTTACACTTAAGACTAAATTCAGTTTACACCTTCAGCTCAAAAGCGAGGGCATCAACCCATACAATTTTTTGGAGAGAACAAAAGCACAACTATTTTGTATTGGATTAGTTTTATATGGGAAATCCTAAATACCCCCATAAAGGCAATGGCAAGCACACAATTtaattacaaacaaacaaatacccTCGTTAAAATGATTAGCTTATGAAATGACTCATTCTGTTCAGCATACATATGGCATCTGTGTAACAatcagaacaacaaaaacaaagtgaaaTGATTTGTTTCGAACCTTTCAGTcatcataaaacaaaataagCACAAGTGGTGTCTTTCCCTTTTTGATTCTTTGACCTGCTTTAACACATTAAAAATAGCAGCCATCAAAAAATCACAGTGGTGTCAGCATCGAAACACTGACAAATTGCATTGATATTAGGCTTTAGATTAGGCATGTATTGTGTAAAATGTTAAAACTATTTACCAACATGTACATGTAACTATTTGAACAcctaaaaatacatcaaaactTTGCATAAACAGgacacatgtactgtattttTTAGACCAACTTGAGAACAGTAAACATACTGTGCACATATAAAATACTGTAGTGTATTAGTGTAGTGTACTAGtgaagtgtagtgtagtgtaactGTGCGGTGGCAGCCTTATATACCACCAAGTATTCAAATTTCACCTGAATGTAAAAATGACACCTTATAATGCCAGATTACATGTTCTTATCAAGTTCCCATTTTTCTCCAATGTTGTTTCCAACTCCAGTGAGTAAGTACCCCAAATAATTTAACAACTAACCAGAAACCTCCAGGTTCACACTGAAATCAGACACAATAGGACTAATCATCTCCGCCTGAATCAGACCTTTTGCCTGTCCTGGACAAGTCAATCTCTGTTCAGGGAACAATGTCCCAAAAGTTACTGCACTAGGAAAACCCCTTCAATTAGGTATAAAATAGaagaatataataaattcaTTAAATAAAGTATTGCACTGATAACTACTTTATGGATAACTAATGACAACAGAGGGTGCACATTCATCCGCTTCCGAGTGGAGACAGTCGCCGCATCTCATGATCCTAGAAATGAGGATGTGGGGTCTGCCAGCCGGTAACGTGGGAGCCTCAATCCCATGTCCTCATCCTGACACAGAGAggaacatatcacacacacacgcacgcacgcacgcacgcacgcacgcacgcacgcacgcacgcgcacacgcacacgcacacgcacgcacgcacgcacgcacgcacgcacgcacacacacacacacacacacacacacacacacacacacacacacacacagtaagatgGGGGCAAATTTGACACATTACAGCAtactgtatctctgtctgtctggaaaACTGTCTTGAGAAAATGAGTATCAAGATCACTGAGGCAGAAAATATCCAGAACACATTCATTCAAGTGTGGTGAGACACAGAAGGCATTAAGAAGCAACCATAGGCATAGGGGCAGGTCCTTCTGTAGTCTAGAGTACAGGTAAACAGGTATGTCATCTAACTTTCACACAATTTGAAGAGCGTGACTTTTTTCCATATCAGAAATAATGTGTTGATGCTCCAAGCTGATCCCAAGCAAGGAAgcaatgtgtgcatgagtgtggcCGTCTAATATGGGGGTTTCAACTCTCTGTttaacttacatttacatttacatttagcagacgct
Encoded here:
- the LOC105891678 gene encoding citron Rho-interacting kinase-like, producing MDSADTETVRGLPLREQRIRIQQLEKESEHNAAREILENDHKLPRDAKTLGNYLLDRGPALQNIVEKQQRRLCTLVEQHNGLQYTLRLRESQLLEMENTMKSLERHSNPDPKKRHYDQSVRLLENCLEKMSMKITEAEHIQNTYIRVEEHIHREVREMPQVLDKLQSTVMRGQTELSEVAQISQSALAAVESTKGMLVQLERQLMTERQVIDGKLNTKHLEKERGVEGRLEREEGDRRISRASNRSKDQKKSIMPKEDLTDTIDPVGVRVAQKSPTPTNTQQSHMKMAKEMDDLKEALGCTDLQELESRLVSQTATQQQLHTQMKQCEERAAQKQEELAALELQYAQIKFNPGPGCER